DNA from Strix aluco isolate bStrAlu1 chromosome 2, bStrAlu1.hap1, whole genome shotgun sequence:
CAGCTTTAAGGCACAATCCTGCAAAGTGCTAAGTGCGGAGGCCATAATCTGGCAAAGTACTTAAGCACACGTGGATAATTATGCAAGTGATTAAAACTGCTGAGTCTCTTTGAAAAGCCACAATCTGCACCACCAGGAGTGGCTTCATTTGACTTCCTGTCAAAAATCTCATCCAGCTACAAAGAGAAAATAGTCAAAGTATTTGGAAATACATGCTCCAGTGCTTTGCAGAGCTGTAGCCCTAGTGCTTATCAAGTGCGGTTCCATGTTGTGCTAATCTTGAAAGCCAGCAGAGTCACTTTCATATTCTTCAATTTAATTTCCCATtgtcctgaggaaaaaaaatcacatacatcgcttgtgctttcaaaataaatactgGAGGGGGGAGGCCAAAACAAAAGAAGCTCTAAACCGGTTTTTGATATGGTACAGTAGCAAAACACCTGCAGACAAAATGAACATTTAATATAGCTACTCACATCACAGGATAGTGATGATTAGCACACTCAAatttctgtctgcctttctgATGCAGGTGAATGAGCATGTAGCTCAGCAGAATGGCAATTACTTCAACAGGCTGCCAAAGATAACAGACTTTATAGAAAAGCAAATGGGCAGGTGTGTGTAGAGCACGCATGCGTACTCTGGGGTGTGCATATCAGAAACATCCTCTGAAGGTTTGCTCTGTACCCCCAGCCACTTTACTCCGTGTCTGTCCTCCTGTCGTGAACTTCTGCACAATACATGGGTTTAaattctcttctccttttttacAGGAATTTCACTGGTGGCTCTTATAATTCCTGTTTCGTTTGGAATGTATGTTAACCACAGATGGCCTAGTAAAGCAAAAATCATACTTAAGGTAGGATATATAAGGCTGAAGCATTAGTAATTATGGATAAATTATAGAAACAGCGGCATCACTGAAGCAGTACATTGCTATTCATAGTATTAATATCTGACTTCATAAGAGCTGGgaagttttcagcagaaaacaaataagACACTGTGGAAATGTACTGCTTTTCCCCTGCACAAAAGTGCATGAGTTGCATACATTATTAGAAACCATCATTATCCAAAGAGCCTACTTTTGTCTTTCACTACAGCTATGTTAGTAATTGAGTTCAGTTTATAATGTAAGCTGAAATTGGAAGGAAAATCATTCAGGTCAGCAGGaagcagtttttctctgcaaaataataaaaaatgaaaacattccgGATCAAGAAAAACCTTTCTGCAATTTTGAGTGTAGAgtcaatttttattaaaaaaaattttgaaaatgttctaactttaaaaaatctaacaaaactattttcaaaattcAACTATCTTTACAAGATAGTTTCAGATGtatcaaaaatactgttttttttggCAAAAACTATTCtcaccaaaataataataataataacaacaacaacaacatcaaTTTACCTGCATTTAGTGTTAACAGCAAATTGATCATTCTGAACATTAGGTTTAGGTTCAAAGTGATTGTCAGACGTGCTGAGTAGCCTTGGCCTTTGTTAACCATTCTTAGTTAACacatatattttctaaattttctttaaaaaacactaATCTGGCAACTTGTTCTTCTACCTATACTTTGTTATCATTTCAGCTCAGGAAGCATAGAATACAAATAAGGTCCTTTTATGTCAATTCATTTTCTTAAACTGTTAGCTTAGTGTGTTGTATTTTTAAAGGCACTCACAGATTACTTATGAACTTGGATACTATTGAGTGCTGGTTTCAAAATCATATTATTCCTGTTTAATCAGTTAAGGGAAAAACATGGACTTGAACTCACATGAAAAGAAACTCTACTTGCTCTTTCAACAAAACACTGTTTCATCCTCTTTCTTACCGAGTGGGTGAGCAACCCACAGTAGAGTCCATTGACAGCTTGCTTTATGTAGGACGACGAAGCAACAAGTGAAGATTGAGCCGTAGCTGTCAGATTAAGTCTATAtagagagaaatggagaaaagagcACAAAGACAGTGTGTCAGGTGAAATAGAAGATCTTGTCATGGCCAGACCATGTTTCTTCTTCCTAGGTGCATGTGGTTAATAGGTCAGTCAAACAAAAGTACTTGTTCACTCAGTGCTCTTAAAAAGGCTTCAGTCAAAGACCGATGAAGCCAGTTCAATGGGAATACACATTTTAGCTGAGAAATGGATTGTCCTAAGCTTAGCCCTAGAAGACTGCTGGTGAGATCCCTGGCAATATATGCCATAAGGGCAGACATGTCACTTGGATATTGAGAAGAGAGTGAGTTATCACTTTTTTTGGCAAGCAGTAGTGAAGATCTCAATACATTCAGCCACAGGGAATAAAATCAACTCAGTGACTATATCTATGTAGAAATGCTATAGGAGCTAATTTTCAAACACAAATTTTCAGCCACATTAAAGATTTACTCCTCCACTTGGCAAATAATTTCCTATCACTAACAATCTATCGTCTAGTTAACATATGTTATACTAAGCTCCAGAGTATGACTGTTCAAGTGGGGAGGAAAAGTGCATTATACTACCTATTAGGCTGTCAGTTTCCCAGCAACTCTGGGGATATTTTTCTAATGTGTGCACCATTACTCGTTCACATCACacctgtgaaattatttttaatctccaGTTCTAAGTACAATTATAGCCAAGACTTCAAGAGACTAGTTTTACAGGTATCTGCTACTGATACCTATTATAGCTGTGCCTTGATCTATATCTGTAGTCACACGTTAAAGTACATCATACATCTCCTGTTTGGGAAAAATGGCAGCTATCTAATCTGTCTGCCAGCTGTGAATTACATTGCCGTCAATTTTAGGTTTTATGTTTAAGATGTTTCGGTGACTCAGAGACACTCACAGGCATGTTTGACATTACGTTTGATGCCATTACATTTTATTGGGGTCTCTTATTCACACagttcttcttctttcccttcacaGATCGGTTCCATCGTGGGAGCGATCCTCATTGTGCTCATTGCTGTGGTTGGGGGAATACTCTACAAAGGCTCCTGGATTATCTCACCCAAATTGTGGTACATTGGCACCATATTTCCAGCAGCTGGCTATTCTCTGGGATTCTTTCTGGCCCGCGTAGCTGGTCTGTCTTGGAACAGGTATGGAATTCTCTGTGACAAAGACCTGTAGccttttttcagctgtaaaaaaagtttttatttaatgatTAATCAATGTTGAGAATGCTCTCTAAACATTAGATATGCTACAGAGTCACTCATTCCCCAACACAGGTTTTGGGATAAAAATGTGTGGATAAAAATTTTCTTGTGCATATTCTTACTTACAGATTCTGACTATATTATACTGACTATACTGATTATACTCCAATCTTTCATATGCCTTCCCCTTGTGTGCCCATGTCCTACACTTAAAATGAGTGAAACAGACCTGACTTATAAGTGGGTTAGTACTGCAGTAGAATTTCTCATGAAGATGCAGCATCCTACAATTTAGAACATCGTTACAAGAGAATGAGATAGTGAGTGCCACATACATGGCTTGAAGGTGGATCACAGTCATTTACAATTGTTGAACTGCCATAAATTTTGTGTGTTCTGGTGGTAACCGCCATATGACTTGTGGAGTGTTTTGGTGACTATGTGATCTGAAGGATACCATTTTCTTAGTTATTCATTACTGTATGTTTCTTACTTATCCAGATTACTAAAAAGCATAAGGACCCAGGGCTGCTATTTCACaatattctttgtatttttccctttagATGTCGTACAGTGTCTCTGGAAACAGGCATGCAAAACACTCAGCTGTGTTCAACTATAGTACAGCTCTCATTCACTCCTGAACAACTTGAAGTGATGTTTACTTTCCCACTCATCTACAGCATTTTCCAGCTGTTGTTTGCACTACTAATTTTAGGAGgtaaagtatatatattttttctatcaCAGCATTATAATtatcattttattattataaGTCTCATTTTCATGGATATGGAAAAAACAAGAAGggataaaaataatcaaatgaaaaatagttaAGTAATGACCCAAATAATTACTAAGCATAGCTACTGTGCTGTGCCCTGTACATAACTCAGAATATACATGGCTCAGTTCAAGATTTGGAAGAGCCCTTTTTTTCAACACAAGGGAGGGGATCTCCACCACCTACAACTGGGCACGTGAGAATACATTGAGCACAGGATTGTTATTACCCTTGGGTGAGGAAGGGCAAATACATCTTCCTGCACCACTCTGGGGTGCCTGGGCTTACAGCTGCCCCGCAGGGCCAGTCCCACAAACATGAACAAACTCCCTCTCCTACCAGCTGTTGAGAGAACAGGCATTAGCTTCATGGCTGATGTGAGAAAATATCATCCATTAGAGGTAAATGtccctttttcctccctcatACACCTCTCATGAGTTACACTGCTGCTACTACAACTAACCTACCGAGGGTCAGAACCTTATACCTGTTGCTCACACCTAAAATCAGCTGTGACTGTTGAGCTCCCACTCCCAAACCAGCTGTCTTACCCGACACCAGAGCACTGCCCTAGGGACACAGCCTGCAAGGTGCAGCCCCAACTCCGACCTCTCTGTCAGGCAATGGTGTGGGGACAGACAAGCCACTTTATCCCAGCTCCTGCCAAACAGAACACAAGTAGAAGTAAGGGTCAGAACCACAGACCCAGCCAAGAGCCAAAAGGCTTCCCCAGGGAAACAGGCAATACTTTTAAAAGTCTCTGCACACCATAGGAACACAAAGCAGTCAAACACCAAATgcagaatttaaaatgttttccttgttaTTTTCTAAATGTACTTTTCCAGTGACGAGTGTTGTTgacataaaataattaaacatagCTTTAAAGAAACTGTCTGGAGGTGTTGAAATGTTTTAGCAATATAAGGAAGGAAAATGTTGCATGGTTACATATTATTACAGTGTCTTTTTCAGGTAATTGTTATAAGTTCTTTATATAATACTAAATATATATTGATTTCCAGGCTACCGTGTTTACAGAAGACACCGGGTCAAACAAAAGACAGATGTcgagaaaacagaggaaaaagaggattCAAAATCAACGTCATCACATGCTAAAACAAATGGAGGATTTATATCAAATGACACCAAATAGACAGTTACCTCTGTTCCCACCAGCTGGAAAGATATAAGATATACagttttcttaaaacttttttttcacatGCCATTGctttatggaaatatttaacaAAAGGAGAAGTTCTGCTGATATTGTACAGTAAGACTTTAAAATTATTAACTTATGAAAGATTTCTACTTTGATTTTGAACACAGTTTCTGCCACAATTGTAGAATCTGCTTTTGAAACTAATTccctaaaaatatttaatgtttttttatggCTTAAAGAAAGGCAGAATAAAGGTGGGCTATTGCTAAAAAAACAAGCAGATATTTGCATTACCGGCTCCAGCCCATGATCCTGCAAATCTGTCTGCTGGTGTCAGCCCACACACCAAACAAAGAGAAATCTTGTAAAAGCACTTAAACAACAACAAACGTTGATGTGGAAGCTCTGACAAGGCTGGAGGACTTTCACTGAACATGAATCAGCCATCAAATTGGAACAAGCTAATAACGAAACCAAGTTGAATTTAGGTCAGTCTGAGCAGACTGAAGCCATTGCACTGTACTAGTTGCTTGAAACATTAATTTATTCTAAAGCTATAATTCTAACAAGTGCAAGGTACCTtataactctctttttttttttttgttcagagtaATAGAAAGTAACAGCTTTGCATCTTCAGTCTGGGTCTTTTAGGTGCTAGAAACATGAACAGAGAGACAAAGCTGAGGGCATAAGCCTAGAGCAATTTTAGTGTGACAGCTGCAGACAAAGGAgcaggcaaagattttggaagtGTAAGAAATTATCAACTTCTGCACTGAAAGGGAGGCATTTGAAAGTGGAACAAAATTGTCCCTGATTCATCCAGGACTACTTTCACCACTGTTAACATGAGACAATAATGCTTGTAGAGAgttatatatttttgttattttatgaaCTTAATACAGGTGTCTGTGACATGTAGACACTGATGTAGTTGATAACTTTAAGACACAAATAATTGAATGTACATATACATTATTTATCTCCAAAAATTCAGGAGTACATATGGAAATCAGTCCTAAGTGTATGGAGAAAAAGAGTATAATTCTAAGAGAAACAGTGCAGTAAATTTTTTGCAGCTGTAATTTTTTATGGACACATTCAGTAACATTAGTCCTGTAGCTCTTATGTAAAGAAAACATCCAGAGAACTTCAGATGAAATGAGTGAGATTTGCTGACCAAAAAATTCAAGAATGAGCCAACTATCAACACATGGAAACTATACACCTCTTTGTCATATTCAAGTGGACCTTCCAAGGTGTTGTGAGTTAATGTGGCAGGTTTTTTACAAACACAACTGAAATTGTGGAATTTAAGTTCCCGACATGTAGCTTTCCACTGCTGCAGAAATGTGCCCAGtgttaaagaataaattatttctatcTACCATATGTTGGGGAAAGGGTCTCAAAATGTTCCTGGGTTCTGGGAGGCTTGAAGCTGCTTCAATTTCTGGGGGGAGTTCAGAGTGGTCATAACCTCCAGGGAGGAGTTTAACACTTAGCAGGAGTTAGAACATAACGAGGCATGCTATGTTTTATAGAAcgaagattaaaaagaaaaatgtagtgaAGTCTGTTATGGAGGAATCATAAATGTGAAACAACACATGCATCAAGAAAAGGATAAGCTGCTATTTATAACAGCTGTAGTAAAAAGGCTATTTTCTCTCTCATGCGCTCATCAAAAAATGGGCAGCAGAATTTAGTTAGAATCATGCCTTTCTTACACACCAAGCTGCTACTATTTCCCCATGCTAAACTTCAATGCTTCCGTGCATATTTTAAGaagattttgaaaatgtattgaAGAATAATAGTTTGTCTTGCTTAtactatgtgtgtgtgtgtatttaaaacAACTGTATAAACACTGAACTGAATAAAGTCTGAAACTATTTATAATTTTGCCCACTGGAGTCATTTAAGGTGGAATTGAGACTGAAGCCTAACATGCAGATGAAGTTTATGGCTTTGAGAGGTAACAAAAACACCTCAGACTATGTGTAAAATGAATATGTttaataatcatagaatcatagaatagtttgagttggaagggacctttaaaggtcatccagtccaacctccctgcaatgagcagggaagTCAACTAGATAGGGTTGTTCAGAGCCccattcaacctgaccttgaatgtttccagggatgaggcatctaccacctctctgggtaacctgatGAAGATTAAATGTAAATGGGATGTCTGATGCCATATCTgatatacattttttaatgtatatgtgCACTTAAGGTACCAGATGAAGGCTGCAATACCTGCAGCCATTACAATTACATCTAGCAAGGGTCATATGTCCCAAGCTTTATGTGAAGCAAAGCCAGCTCAAAGGTCTTAACCAACATATGCCTCTAGAGCACACCAAACCTAAAATAAGACCCCAGGGCTTCTTAATGTTGCTAGAAGCAGGCTTATGCTTACATGACAGCTTCTACATCTCCCGCTGTAGAAGTTTGGGCAACATCAATGTCCATCCATCACTGCTGAAGCTGGGGTGGGCTACCTCGCAGCAGCGTAAGGGACTTTTGGGGAAGCTGTGTCCTCTCCCCAAAGGTCTCCTGAAAGATGTTACATGTCTTTGGCTGTCAGACATATAAATGCCGAGACACAGGGCTCTCAGTTGAAGGAGGTTGGTGGCCTTCAGCCTTGCAGTTATAGTTGTCTTGGTATTGTCAAAAGAAAAACCCCAGCCTGCTGAGATCAGCTGGTTTAACCTGCTCAGCGACATCTCCTCACATGTTTTTCAGTACGAAAATCCTTTCAAAGAAAGGTAGTATCATTTAGCCACAAATGCTTTTTAAGCAGTCTTCT
Protein-coding regions in this window:
- the SLC10A2 gene encoding ileal sodium/bile acid cotransporter, translating into MQTYLLSQQFNTRSFAENSTACPANATICNGTSCVLPEDNFNETLSIILSTVLTVMLALVMFSMGCNVELKKFWGHVKRPWGIFVGFLCQFGIMPLTAFLLSLAFNVLPIQAVVVLIMGCCPGGTASNVIAYWVDGDMDLSISMTTCSTLLAMGMMPLCLFVYTKMWTDSNAIVLPYDSIGISLVALIIPVSFGMYVNHRWPSKAKIILKIGSIVGAILIVLIAVVGGILYKGSWIISPKLWYIGTIFPAAGYSLGFFLARVAGLSWNRCRTVSLETGMQNTQLCSTIVQLSFTPEQLEVMFTFPLIYSIFQLLFALLILGGYRVYRRHRVKQKTDVEKTEEKEDSKSTSSHAKTNGGFISNDTK